The following is a genomic window from Geobacillus subterraneus.
TCTGGCGGCTGGTGTTGAGGGGATCGAGGCAGCGATGCTTCGTTGTTGGTGTGTCCGTGGTGAGGACAAGCTGTTTTGTAGTTGGCGGCAAGCGGCTTTGTTTAGGTCCTTGCGGTGCGCTATCCTCCATTTGGATTCGTAAGTGGTGGGCGGTTTGTCTTTTTGGTATAATGGAAGAAAATTTGAAATCAGGAAGGAATGGCGTTCGTGAAAACGGCAATTGTCACCGACAGCACGGCCTACTTGCCGAAAGAGGTGCGCGAGAGGTTGGGCATTCGCCTGATTCCGCTCAGCGTCATTTTCGGGAATGAGACGTACCGCGAAGAGATTGATATGACGGCCGATGAATTTTTTGCCAAAATCAAGCAGCATCCGACGTTGCCGACGACGTCCCAACCGTCGGTCGGTGAGTTTGTTGACTTGTTCACCGCCATTCGCGAGGAAGGATACGAGGCGGTCGTCAGCATCCACCTCTCAAGCGGCATCAGCGGCACGTACCAAGGGGCGGTCACGGCAGGGACGATGGTGGACGGATTGCGTGTTTACGCATACGACTCGGAAATCAGCTGCATGGCACAAGGGTTTTACGCCATCGAAGCCGCCGAGATGGCGCAGGCGGGGAGGTCTCCTGAGGATATCATCGCTCGCTTGGATGAAATGAAACAAACGCTGCGCGCCTACTTTATGGTCGATGACTTGGCCCATCTGCAGCGGGGCGGACGGCTGACCGGGGCGCAGGCGTTCATCGGCGGCCTCCTGCAAATCAAGCCGCTTCTTCGCTTTGAAAACAAAGTGATCGTGCCGTTTGAAAAAATCCGCACGCGCAAAAAAGCGATCCACCGCATCGAAGAACTGTTCGCCGAAGACGCGGAAAAAGGCGTGCCGCTGAAAGCCGCCATCATCCATGCCAATCAGCCGGATGAAGCGAGCCGCTGGCGCGACGAGCTGTCCGCTCGCTATCCGCACGTCGAGTTTTGGATCAGCTATTTCGGCCCCGTCATCGCCACCCACGTCGGCGAAGGCGCGCTCGGACTCACTTGGTACCAACCGTAATGGCCGCAGGTTTAGCGGGCTTCGTCCGCATGCAGTCGTTCGTCAAAACAACCGCAAGGCGGTGCGGTTCCCGAGGTAGTTCATCGTGCACCGCCTTGCGTGGCGGCGAATGGCTATGATTCCATTTGTTGTGTTTGGCTTTTTTGTTTTGTCATGCTTCTAGAAGGCTGTTGAAAAACAGCGCTCGCCCCCTAACTAACGTCAGATGACGTGAAACGAGAAGCTGATGCCACAGGGTTTCTCCATTTGAGAAACAAGGCGGTAAAGCAACTTGCTCCTTTAATCACCAGCCTTCTAGGATTGTGTAGGAAAGATCCTCATCATGATCCGCAATTTTCTTCACTTGGATTGCCGCAATTTGTCGAGCTGTTTTCGTTCCTCGGAAACATTGTCAATATTTCCTCGGGAATTTTGTCGAAAAAGGCCAATTGCCGCAAGAATACGCCCCATATGTCGAACGAAAAGGAGGGATCGTGATTGTCTGTTTCCTCACCGCTTATGGCATGGCTATACGGCCAGCGGCTTCCGCGAGAACAACTCCCGTTTTCCTATGACGATATTGAGGCTGCCTTGCACGCCAGCTGGCTTCACGAACAGCCTGGACTCATCAAAATATCCCGTGGCTGGCGCTGTGTGCGCTGCGGAAATGACGATCAGGCATGGTTCGCTTCCTTTCCGTGCGCTCGCTGCGGGACGGATTGTTGCTATTGCCGCAAATGTTTAACGATGGGGCGCATCAGTTCCTGCACGCGCTTCGTGCATGTGACGAAGCCGCTTCCGTCAGAACGGTATGCGGCGCCGCTCGCTTGGAGCGGAACGCTGTCCGCCGCTCAGGAGGAGGCGGCGACGGAGATCAAACAGGCGGTTCTGAATGGAAGGGAGCTGCTTGTTTGGGCCGTATGCGGGGCGGGAAAAACAGAGATGTTGTTTCCTGCCATCGCCGCCGCATTGGAGGAAGGGTGGCGCATCTGCCTCGCCACGCCAAGAGTGGACGTCGTCCGCGAGCTCGCCCCCCGCTTTCGCCAGGCGTTTCCTCGCGTTCCGCTCGCGGTTTGGTACGGAGGAAGCGAGGAGCGCGGGCGAATCGCCCCGCTCGTTCTTTCCACTACCCACCAACTGTTGCGCGCGTACCGCGCGTTTGATGTCATGATCATCGATGAAGTCGATGCGTTTCCGTACTCGGTTGAACCGATGCTCGAATATGCCGTCAGTCAGGCACGAAAAGAACAATCGAGCCTCATTTATTTAACCGCCACTCCCTCCCGCGCTTGGCAACTCGACATTCAGCGCGGCAAGCGGCAAGCCGCTGTCATCCCCGCCCGCTACCACGGCCACCCCCTTCCCGTTCCGTCATTCGAATGGTGCGGGAACTGGCGCAAACGGCTCGAGCGCGGCCGTTTGCCCGAAAACGTCCTTGCTTGGGTTCTTCATCGTTTGGAACAAGGAAAACAAGCGTTTTTGTTCGTCCCGCACATTGATGAGCTAGAGGCGGTCACCCGCCTGTTGCAGCGGATGGACGCCCGCATCGTCGGCGTTCACGCCGAAGCTCCCTCTCGCGCTGAATATGTGCAGGCGTTTCGCGATGGGGACGTGCCGCTGTTAGTGACAACGACGATCCTTGAACGGGGGGTGACGGTGCCGAACATCGATGTCGCCGTCCTTGGCGCGGACGACCGCATTTTCACGGAAAGCGCCCTCGTCCAAATCGCGGGCCGTGTCGGAAGAAGCGCTGCGTTTCCTGACGGGGATGTCCGCTTTTTCCACCACGGAAAAACAACAGAGATGGTACGGGCGCGCCGCCACATTGTCCGCATGAATGAGACAGCGAAGAAAAGGGGGCTGCTGCATCGATGAACTGTCTTCTTTGCCATTCGCCGTACAACCCGATCGCCAGCTGGCGCCAGCTTCTTTTCCTCGAGGACGTGGACGTCCTTTGCCCGCGTTGCCGCAGTTCGTTTCTGTTCATTGACGGCCGCCTTTGCGAGACGTGTGGCCGCCCGCTCGACGAGGCGGCATCCTCGCCATGCACCGATTGCCTCC
Proteins encoded in this region:
- a CDS encoding DEAD/DEAH box helicase; the encoded protein is MAWLYGQRLPREQLPFSYDDIEAALHASWLHEQPGLIKISRGWRCVRCGNDDQAWFASFPCARCGTDCCYCRKCLTMGRISSCTRFVHVTKPLPSERYAAPLAWSGTLSAAQEEAATEIKQAVLNGRELLVWAVCGAGKTEMLFPAIAAALEEGWRICLATPRVDVVRELAPRFRQAFPRVPLAVWYGGSEERGRIAPLVLSTTHQLLRAYRAFDVMIIDEVDAFPYSVEPMLEYAVSQARKEQSSLIYLTATPSRAWQLDIQRGKRQAAVIPARYHGHPLPVPSFEWCGNWRKRLERGRLPENVLAWVLHRLEQGKQAFLFVPHIDELEAVTRLLQRMDARIVGVHAEAPSRAEYVQAFRDGDVPLLVTTTILERGVTVPNIDVAVLGADDRIFTESALVQIAGRVGRSAAFPDGDVRFFHHGKTTEMVRARRHIVRMNETAKKRGLLHR
- a CDS encoding DegV family protein; this translates as MKTAIVTDSTAYLPKEVRERLGIRLIPLSVIFGNETYREEIDMTADEFFAKIKQHPTLPTTSQPSVGEFVDLFTAIREEGYEAVVSIHLSSGISGTYQGAVTAGTMVDGLRVYAYDSEISCMAQGFYAIEAAEMAQAGRSPEDIIARLDEMKQTLRAYFMVDDLAHLQRGGRLTGAQAFIGGLLQIKPLLRFENKVIVPFEKIRTRKKAIHRIEELFAEDAEKGVPLKAAIIHANQPDEASRWRDELSARYPHVEFWISYFGPVIATHVGEGALGLTWYQP